The following nucleotide sequence is from Allocatelliglobosispora scoriae.
GCCTGCCGGAACTCCTCGATCTCCTCGGGCGGCTGACCCCGGCTCAGCTCCACCGCCAGGCGGCACTGGGCCCGCTGGAGGTTCCGGACGGCACGCAGCCCCCGCACCCCCGCCCGGGCCTTGCCGTACCGCCGCGCAGCGGATCTCAGATGGCCGTGCGGCATCGCATGCGCCTCGGCGGGCGTGATGATCGCGGGGTCGTTCAGCACCGTCAGGTGATCGAGGTAGTAGTAGGCCTCCCGGTGCCGGGCGAGGTAGATGAGGCCGAGCGCGAGCAGCAGCGCCGGCGCCCCCTTGAGCAGCAGCCCGAGCAGCACGCCTGTGCCGCCCCCGCCGACGCCGTCGGCGAGCAGGGGTGAGTTCCAGAGGAAGTGCAGGGCCCACGCGGCGGTGAAGGCGAGCACGGCGCCGAGCAGCCGCACCGAGAACGGCCGGTCGGGGTGCAGCCGGCTGACGGCGGGGTCCGGCTTCGCCGGGGTTTCCCGCGCCGGTGCGCCTCGGGGGAAGGGCCGGTGGACCACGAAGTAGGCGACCCCGGCCCCGGCCAGCGCGGAGAAGAGCGTGTGGCTCCAGAGCCCGGCGAGGAAGCCGCGCAGGAAGAACGTCGCGATCACCGGACCGACGACATCCCCCTGTCCCGACAGCGCCACCGCGTTGATCGCGTAGATGACGTCCTCGACCACCTGGAACCCGAGCCCGACCAGTGCGCCGTAGACCATGCCGTCGAGCACGCTGTTGATCTGGGCCCGGGCGATCATCACGATGACGACCACGCCGAGCAGCTTGAGGATCTCCTCGATCGTCGGGCCCGCGATAGCGGGTCCCCACGCTGCGGCGAAGGCGGGCGAGACGAGCTTGGCGAGCATGTCGGAGACGGCCTGGTTGCCCCGGATCGCCACGGTGATCGCGACCGCCGCCCCCCAGGCGAAGGCGGTGGCGAGCAGCAGCGGCGGTTCGCGTTCCATGTAGTCGAGGGAGCTGATGAAGAGCCAGAACGGCACGGCGTAGAGCGCGAAGAGCCCGATCGAGACGAGCGTGGCGGTCGGGTACTTCCCGTAGGACGTCATCAGGATCCGGACCAGGCGCGACCCGCAGACGATCAGCAGGGCTGTGAGCAGCCAGAACGCCGGCATGCGCAGTGATGCGGCGGCTCTGGCTGTACGCGGGGTCGGCCTGACGGCCATCGAGCTCATCGGGCCCCTCAGCTCTGGTAGGTGATCGACGCGACGCTCTGCTCGATCGCCGAGATCTCATCCGAGAGGCCCACCTCGGTGCCGCTCACCGTCACCTCGATGGAGATGCCGGAGGCGAGGAAGACGGCGTACCGGCCGATGCGCCCGGGCGCGGTGTAACCGCCGCCGACCCCCTTGAGGCCGGATCCGGTGTTGATGGAGTCCTCCCCGCCGGCGACCTGGTAGCCGCGGGTGGATTCGATCTTCGTCCGCAGCTTCGCGGCGGCGTCCT
It contains:
- a CDS encoding PrsW family intramembrane metalloprotease; translated protein: MSSMAVRPTPRTARAAASLRMPAFWLLTALLIVCGSRLVRILMTSYGKYPTATLVSIGLFALYAVPFWLFISSLDYMEREPPLLLATAFAWGAAVAITVAIRGNQAVSDMLAKLVSPAFAAAWGPAIAGPTIEEILKLLGVVVIVMIARAQINSVLDGMVYGALVGLGFQVVEDVIYAINAVALSGQGDVVGPVIATFFLRGFLAGLWSHTLFSALAGAGVAYFVVHRPFPRGAPARETPAKPDPAVSRLHPDRPFSVRLLGAVLAFTAAWALHFLWNSPLLADGVGGGGTGVLLGLLLKGAPALLLALGLIYLARHREAYYYLDHLTVLNDPAIITPAEAHAMPHGHLRSAARRYGKARAGVRGLRAVRNLQRAQCRLAVELSRGQPPEEIEEFRQAVLLARRRMIAIRHPEAVPSPRAGIGGHGWIFWVGVLIAVVLLVWLAIRALGGA